In a genomic window of Dyadobacter fermentans DSM 18053:
- a CDS encoding NADH-quinone oxidoreductase subunit N, with protein sequence MDINDQLIHIRQSLGGIIPEIFLAIFFCVFLLAELLFVKRFGKEKATSYLLSVALAGSLVTLLLVVGQWNSEPAFRFQPLLFLDRQAVFFKILITLAWIFTLLHVRILKYDFPAEYHALLIAAVAGLHLLTMSTHLLSIYLSLELISISSYLLVALSPYKKAAEGGIKYLLFGTASSAVMLYGISLIYGLSGTLDITSQDMTVALTNNSDLVVTVTIVLTLAGLLFKLSLVPFHIWTPDVYEAAPTPLVSFLSVAPKAAVVLVLMRLAGILPSQYFPVLGGIALISMTIGNVAALWQTNARRLLAYSSIAQAGYLLVGIAAYSRFGFEAAVFYTSAYLVINLAAFFLVDLLQPRQETQLKDYEGLGRNYIWISGILTVVMVALAGLPPTAGFTSKLLVFSALWDSYHDQELTWMLWLLVGGILNAAISLAYYMRLPYLLFFKTVRAEAVSTNNSASGKFIAGIFLVALLMLFFNPEWLTRWISAF encoded by the coding sequence TTGGACATCAACGACCAGCTCATACATATACGCCAGAGCCTCGGCGGAATCATCCCTGAAATATTTCTGGCCATTTTCTTTTGTGTGTTCCTGCTTGCAGAACTGCTTTTTGTGAAACGCTTCGGCAAAGAAAAAGCGACGTCCTACCTCCTGAGCGTGGCTTTGGCAGGGAGCCTGGTAACATTGCTGCTCGTCGTCGGCCAATGGAATTCCGAGCCCGCATTCCGGTTCCAGCCCCTGCTGTTCCTCGACAGGCAGGCCGTATTCTTCAAAATACTGATTACACTCGCCTGGATTTTTACATTACTCCACGTCCGCATCCTCAAATACGATTTCCCGGCTGAGTACCATGCCTTGCTGATAGCCGCCGTGGCAGGCTTGCATTTGCTGACAATGTCCACACACCTGCTGTCGATTTACCTCTCGCTGGAACTCATTTCCATAAGCTCCTACCTGCTGGTAGCGCTTTCGCCGTACAAAAAAGCAGCTGAGGGCGGCATTAAATACCTGCTTTTCGGCACCGCCAGCTCGGCGGTAATGCTATACGGCATTTCGCTGATCTACGGCCTGAGCGGCACGCTTGATATCACGAGCCAAGACATGACCGTCGCATTAACGAACAATTCCGACCTTGTTGTAACGGTCACCATTGTACTGACGCTCGCAGGCCTGCTTTTCAAACTTTCGCTCGTGCCATTCCACATCTGGACGCCCGACGTTTACGAAGCGGCGCCCACGCCATTGGTATCCTTCCTTTCCGTAGCTCCAAAGGCCGCTGTGGTGCTGGTGCTCATGCGCCTTGCCGGCATTTTGCCTTCCCAATACTTCCCTGTTTTGGGCGGTATCGCGCTGATCAGCATGACGATCGGCAATGTGGCTGCGCTTTGGCAAACCAATGCACGCCGCCTGCTGGCCTACTCCTCCATTGCCCAGGCAGGTTATTTGCTGGTAGGCATTGCCGCATATAGCCGTTTCGGCTTCGAAGCGGCCGTATTTTACACATCCGCTTACCTCGTGATCAATCTTGCGGCGTTTTTCCTGGTGGATCTGCTGCAACCGAGGCAGGAAACCCAGCTCAAAGACTACGAAGGCCTCGGCCGCAACTACATCTGGATCTCCGGCATTCTGACGGTCGTGATGGTGGCGCTGGCTGGCCTACCCCCTACCGCCGGCTTCACTTCCAAGCTGCTCGTTTTCTCCGCCCTTTGGGACAGCTACCATGACCAGGAGCTCACCTGGATGCTGTGGTTGCTGGTTGGCGGCATTCTTAATGCTGCCATTTCACTGGCTTACTACATGCGGCTGCCGTACCTGCTGTTTTTCAAAACAGTGCGCGCCGAAGCGGTGAGCACCAACAACAGCGCTTCCGGCAAATTCATCGCCGGGATCTTCCTCGTGGCCTTGCTTATGCTCTTTTTCAACCCCGAATGGCTCACGCGCTGGATCTCAGCGTTTTGA
- a CDS encoding DUF6934 family protein, with the protein MNLEKYDLNFDDDHFTFRFISDGPRGKIQKIVVFTELVGTDNYYNLSFGDWNEFTQKLDDTIISNNLDTPKILSTVAFVAESFLAKRPGAVIFAAGNSAARNRLYRISIAKHLAEINSRFVVRGSCNKKWQSFKKGVSYDAFLLFHK; encoded by the coding sequence ATGAATCTGGAAAAATACGACCTGAATTTTGACGACGATCACTTTACATTCAGATTCATCAGCGACGGGCCACGAGGCAAAATTCAAAAAATCGTAGTTTTTACGGAGCTTGTCGGGACGGACAATTACTACAATCTCTCGTTTGGGGATTGGAATGAATTCACTCAAAAGCTGGATGACACAATTATTTCAAATAACCTGGATACGCCCAAAATACTGAGTACCGTGGCTTTTGTTGCTGAGTCCTTTCTAGCAAAAAGACCCGGGGCGGTGATTTTTGCGGCAGGCAACAGTGCAGCGCGAAACAGGTTGTACAGGATAAGCATTGCGAAACATTTGGCAGAGATAAATAGCCGCTTTGTTGTTCGCGGAAGCTGCAATAAAAAGTGGCAATCTTTTAAGAAGGGTGTCAGCTACGATGCGTTCTTACTATTTCATAAATGA
- a CDS encoding TraB/GumN family protein: MKRVLFLLIFCAFTIASRAQVPVENSLLWEISGRGLAKPSYLFGTIHLICPTDFSISDSLKSTLARTQQVALEMDMDDPGMMTGMMKTMNMTDGNELKKLVTASEYERLNRFFTDSVHVGLAMFERAKPFILMGPLFNALLDCQPQSYEMALVELAGKQKSEVIGIETLEEQMAIFDTIPYKDQAKMLLTLIDSLPSAKKEFRSLVALYKMQDISKLYDLTMKSDFGMDGNEEVMLFARNQKWIPRIRRIASAKPTFFAVGAAHLGGERGVIALLRKEGFQVRAVK; this comes from the coding sequence ATGAAACGGGTTTTGTTTTTGCTGATTTTTTGTGCGTTTACAATTGCTTCGCGGGCACAGGTGCCGGTGGAGAATTCTTTGCTTTGGGAAATCAGCGGCCGCGGGCTGGCTAAACCTTCGTATTTGTTTGGCACGATCCACCTCATTTGCCCCACCGATTTCTCGATCAGCGACTCCCTGAAAAGCACCCTCGCGCGCACCCAGCAGGTGGCGCTCGAAATGGATATGGACGACCCGGGTATGATGACCGGGATGATGAAAACAATGAATATGACCGACGGTAACGAGTTAAAAAAGCTCGTTACCGCGTCGGAATACGAGCGGCTGAACCGCTTTTTTACGGATTCTGTGCACGTAGGTCTGGCGATGTTCGAACGGGCCAAACCATTTATTCTGATGGGCCCGCTCTTCAATGCATTGCTCGACTGCCAGCCGCAATCCTACGAAATGGCACTTGTGGAGCTCGCCGGCAAGCAGAAGTCCGAGGTGATCGGCATTGAAACGCTGGAAGAACAAATGGCTATTTTCGACACGATTCCTTACAAAGATCAGGCAAAAATGCTGCTCACCCTGATCGACAGTTTACCTTCCGCCAAAAAAGAATTCCGGAGCCTGGTTGCATTGTACAAAATGCAGGACATCAGCAAGCTGTACGATTTGACGATGAAAAGTGATTTTGGAATGGACGGCAATGAAGAAGTAATGCTGTTTGCCCGCAACCAAAAATGGATCCCCCGCATCCGTCGTATCGCCAGTGCGAAGCCAACATTTTTCGCCGTCGGTGCTGCGCATTTGGGAGGGGAACGCGGTGTGATCGCCTTGCTGAGGAAAGAAGGCTTCCAGGTTCGAGCGGTCAAGTAA
- a CDS encoding M28 family peptidase: MMNKNLLAGLFLSINTLALAQTAAPQERLPQERLPQDDAAKYAASITPSDLKKHLVIIASDSLEGRDTGSPGQKKAAEYVSKYFKQYGLQPIVTDADGSKSFLQKYKLYKRSWGEVYVKSNGKKYEFNKDFYLNGLLDIPEEITTSLVTAGYGIEDEKYNDYAGIDVKDKSVVLFDGEPQTSGGKYLITGNSEKSKWSGPVSWQVKAKLAREKGARYIFIITDKTGEDLDKEIRQRAVMARRFSAPTLKPVQENPAGTAAFVVSGKVAAEMLGTTVQKLNKLKSGIDKSGKPVSKDFSGTASLKVGRVSETIDTENVAAFMEGTDKKDEVLVISAHLDHIGISENGEINNGADDDGSGTVSLLELAEAFGKAKAEGKGPRRSILFLNVTGEEKGLFGSEYYSENPLLPLKNTIANLNIDMIGRVDEAHKNDHRYVYLIGSDKLSSKLHEISEEANKKYVNFKLDYTFNDPKDPNRFYYRSDHYNFAKMGVPVIFYFTGVHEDYHRPGDDVEKILFDKQTEIVKLVFHTAWELVNRDERIVVDSHKE, from the coding sequence ATGATGAACAAAAACCTACTGGCCGGATTATTCCTGTCAATCAACACTTTGGCGCTTGCGCAGACGGCCGCTCCGCAGGAACGCCTGCCGCAGGAACGCCTGCCGCAGGACGATGCAGCCAAATATGCGGCAAGCATAACTCCCTCAGATCTTAAAAAGCACCTGGTCATTATCGCTTCCGACAGCCTCGAAGGCCGGGATACCGGCTCGCCGGGTCAGAAAAAGGCTGCGGAATACGTTTCGAAGTACTTTAAACAATACGGATTGCAGCCCATTGTGACCGATGCCGACGGTTCCAAAAGCTTTTTGCAAAAATATAAACTCTACAAACGCAGCTGGGGCGAGGTGTATGTGAAGTCGAACGGAAAGAAATACGAGTTTAACAAAGACTTCTATCTCAACGGTTTGCTCGATATTCCGGAAGAGATTACAACCAGCCTGGTCACGGCGGGTTACGGAATTGAAGATGAAAAATATAACGATTACGCCGGCATCGACGTGAAAGACAAGTCGGTAGTGCTGTTCGATGGCGAACCTCAGACCTCGGGCGGCAAATACCTCATCACCGGCAATTCGGAGAAAAGCAAGTGGAGCGGGCCGGTCTCATGGCAGGTGAAAGCCAAGCTGGCGCGTGAAAAGGGCGCCCGGTACATTTTCATTATTACGGATAAAACCGGCGAGGATCTCGACAAGGAGATCCGCCAGCGCGCGGTAATGGCGCGGCGGTTTAGTGCACCCACGCTGAAACCAGTTCAGGAAAATCCGGCAGGAACGGCTGCATTCGTCGTTTCCGGTAAAGTAGCCGCGGAGATGCTCGGCACGACGGTTCAGAAACTGAATAAATTGAAGTCCGGGATCGACAAATCGGGCAAACCGGTGTCGAAAGACTTCAGCGGGACGGCTTCCCTGAAAGTAGGGCGCGTGAGTGAAACGATCGATACGGAGAACGTGGCCGCATTTATGGAAGGGACCGACAAGAAAGATGAAGTGCTCGTGATCAGCGCGCATTTGGACCATATCGGTATTTCGGAGAACGGGGAGATCAACAATGGCGCGGATGACGACGGTTCGGGTACGGTTTCGCTGCTGGAACTGGCAGAGGCGTTCGGTAAAGCCAAAGCCGAGGGTAAAGGGCCGCGCAGGAGCATTCTGTTTTTGAATGTTACCGGCGAAGAAAAGGGACTGTTCGGTTCGGAATACTACTCCGAAAACCCGCTGCTGCCGCTCAAAAACACCATTGCCAACCTGAACATCGACATGATTGGCCGCGTGGATGAGGCGCACAAAAACGATCACCGGTATGTTTACCTGATCGGCTCGGACAAGCTCTCGTCGAAATTGCACGAGATCAGTGAGGAGGCGAATAAAAAGTATGTCAACTTCAAGCTCGACTACACATTCAACGACCCGAAAGATCCCAACCGCTTCTACTACCGCTCAGACCATTACAATTTTGCCAAAATGGGCGTTCCCGTGATTTTCTACTTTACAGGCGTGCATGAGGACTACCACCGGCCGGGTGACGATGTGGAGAAAATCCTCTTCGATAAGCAAACGGAAATCGTGAAACTGGTTTTCCACACTGCCTGGGAGCTTGTGAACCGCGATGAACGCATTGTGGTGGATAGCCATAAGGAGTAG
- a CDS encoding DUF2442 domain-containing protein, translated as MLHYITNIIEVHDYAVTCLFNTGETRVVNLTAIIEKYRRINDGLISQLSDPTYFKTVKLDSYGTLTWDNGVDFDPDNLYDMSQKEPAAY; from the coding sequence ATGCTGCACTACATCACAAATATTATCGAAGTACATGACTACGCTGTGACATGCCTGTTCAACACGGGTGAAACACGCGTTGTAAACCTGACAGCGATAATTGAAAAGTACCGCAGGATAAATGATGGTTTGATAAGCCAACTGTCAGATCCCACTTATTTTAAAACAGTGAAGCTCGACTCCTACGGAACATTGACGTGGGATAATGGTGTCGATTTCGACCCTGACAACCTCTACGATATGTCACAAAAAGAACCAGCTGCATACTGA
- the typA gene encoding translational GTPase TypA produces MQAIRNIAIIAHVDHGKTTLVDKIIHASKLFRDNQEFDDLILDNNDLERERGITIVSKNVSVRYKDVKINVIDTPGHADFGGEVERVLKMADGVLLLVDAFEGPMPQTRFVLGKAIGLGLKPIVVVNKVDKENCRPEEVQENVFDLMFNLGATEDQLDFVTVYGSSKQGWMGPDWQKPTEDITFLLDTIIEQIPAPVIPEGNLQMQITSLDYNAFVGRIAIGRVKRGTIKEGSTVTLCKAGGVNKKVKIKEVQVFEGLGKTKVTEVGAGDICAVTGIEDFEIGDTIADAENPEALPRIAVDEPTMNMLFTINNSPFFGKEGKFVTSRHIRDRLLKETEKNLALRVENTDTEDKFLVYGRGILHLSVLIETMRREGYELQVGQPQVLYKEDENGQRLEPIETLVVDVPEETAGKVIELATQRKGELLIMEPKGDLQHLEFEIPSRGLIGLRSNVLTATQGEAVMTHRFKSFEPFRGPIPGRLNGSIISKNTGPATGYTLDKLQDRGRFFVDPGDEIYGGQVVGEHNRPNDIVVNLQEAKKLTNMRASGSDDGLRIAPKINFSLEESMEYIQKDEYLEVTPQNMRMRKIYLDENDRKRYASKLEMA; encoded by the coding sequence ATGCAAGCCATTCGTAACATCGCAATTATTGCGCACGTTGACCACGGTAAAACCACTTTGGTCGACAAAATCATCCACGCGTCAAAGCTGTTTCGCGACAATCAGGAGTTCGACGACCTGATCCTCGACAACAACGATCTGGAACGTGAGCGTGGGATTACAATTGTTTCCAAAAACGTATCGGTGCGTTACAAAGATGTGAAAATCAATGTAATTGATACACCAGGTCACGCAGACTTCGGTGGTGAGGTAGAACGCGTACTTAAAATGGCGGATGGCGTTTTGTTGCTGGTCGATGCATTTGAAGGTCCGATGCCGCAAACCCGTTTCGTGCTCGGCAAAGCCATTGGCCTTGGCCTGAAACCCATCGTGGTTGTCAACAAAGTAGATAAAGAAAACTGCCGCCCGGAAGAAGTTCAGGAAAATGTATTCGACCTGATGTTCAACCTAGGCGCTACCGAAGACCAGCTCGACTTCGTAACCGTTTACGGTTCGTCGAAACAAGGCTGGATGGGCCCTGACTGGCAGAAACCAACCGAAGATATTACATTCTTGCTCGACACGATCATTGAGCAGATCCCTGCGCCGGTGATTCCGGAAGGTAACCTGCAAATGCAGATCACCTCACTCGATTACAACGCATTCGTTGGCCGTATCGCCATCGGCCGCGTGAAAAGAGGCACCATCAAGGAAGGATCGACCGTAACGCTTTGCAAAGCCGGTGGTGTAAACAAGAAGGTGAAAATCAAAGAAGTACAGGTATTCGAAGGTTTGGGTAAAACCAAAGTAACCGAAGTAGGTGCAGGTGATATTTGCGCTGTAACCGGTATCGAAGATTTCGAAATCGGCGACACCATTGCTGACGCTGAAAACCCTGAGGCACTGCCGCGCATTGCCGTGGATGAGCCTACTATGAACATGCTCTTCACAATCAACAACTCGCCATTCTTTGGTAAGGAAGGTAAATTCGTTACCTCACGCCACATCCGCGACAGGTTGTTGAAAGAAACCGAGAAAAACCTCGCATTGCGCGTGGAAAACACGGATACGGAAGACAAATTCCTCGTTTATGGCCGGGGTATCCTTCACTTGTCGGTATTGATCGAAACCATGCGTCGTGAAGGTTACGAATTGCAGGTAGGTCAGCCACAGGTGCTTTATAAGGAAGACGAAAACGGCCAGCGCCTCGAACCAATCGAGACATTGGTGGTAGACGTACCGGAAGAAACCGCCGGAAAAGTGATCGAATTGGCTACCCAGCGTAAAGGTGAGCTGTTGATCATGGAACCGAAAGGCGATTTGCAACACCTTGAGTTCGAGATCCCTTCACGCGGATTGATCGGTCTTCGTTCAAACGTACTGACCGCCACACAAGGTGAAGCCGTAATGACCCACCGTTTCAAAAGCTTCGAGCCATTCCGCGGACCGATCCCGGGCCGTCTGAACGGATCGATCATTTCGAAAAACACAGGTCCTGCAACGGGTTACACCCTTGATAAACTGCAAGATCGCGGACGTTTCTTCGTTGATCCGGGCGATGAGATCTACGGTGGACAGGTAGTAGGCGAGCACAACCGCCCTAACGACATCGTGGTGAACCTGCAAGAAGCGAAAAAGCTGACCAACATGCGTGCTTCCGGCTCGGACGACGGCCTGCGTATCGCTCCGAAAATCAACTTCTCTCTGGAAGAATCAATGGAATACATCCAGAAAGACGAATACCTCGAAGTTACCCCGCAGAACATGCGTATGCGGAAAATATACCTGGATGAAAACGATCGCAAGCGTTATGCATCCAAACTGGAAATGGCTTAA